DNA sequence from the Panthera uncia isolate 11264 unplaced genomic scaffold, Puncia_PCG_1.0 HiC_scaffold_1766, whole genome shotgun sequence genome:
CTATTGCACAAAAATTATAGATTAATTATAAAGATTTGTTGTTGGCAATTAATGTATAGGGATACTTCCTCTGGCAAGTGCCTTTTTTTGTACAGAGGAAACTTTTGGGAATGTTTTACACATGATGTTTGCACTATAAAGAAGTACCCAAACAATCTTTGGTAATAATGACTGATGCTTAGTAGTGGCAGCAGGACTTCTGCCATTTGGGAGACAGTAGATAGCTGAGAGCTTGGATCTGAGTCAGATACACCTGGACTCAAATGTCCACTCTGCCATTTACAAGCTGCAGAGATTTGGGTAAGTTTCTTAATCTTCCTGccttaatttttacatttgtgaaatttcttccttaaagtgTTTTGGTGGGATTAAAGAAGATAATCGGTGTACAGACCTTAGAACGTAGCACTCAAATAAATGCATGACATGAAGGTTTATCGGACTTTATCACTGTGCTCATGCTTATGAAggctctttaaatatttgcagaacatttccttcttttttcttttttttaaagatgtgccaagattttatttcttcaaaaagaacaataaacaaaattctataattcaaaattattatGTAGAATACCAAATGACTGCCACCAAAAAACCTAGAGCATTGCTCCTTCAAGAGGAGGAGGTACTTAAGCCTATTTAttacatttctaaattatttacaaTTCCTTATCTCAACCATTCTATTTGCTCATTTGCAAGCTGGTTATTCATGTAGAGATTGGGCTCTCAATATTAAACAGCACcctaaattagttttaaaaagtctctGGATACTTTACTCATCCAACCTTCTCCCCCAAAAGTAACATATAACAACTATAAAATAACTGTTTGCCCAAATGAGTTTCTTCACTGAAGATTAAACggattgttaatattttatcacaAAGCAAATAAccatttttcattgttattgatTTTAATGTAAACAATGCTCTTAACATCTGTGCCTACACACcatgaactttaaaaatccatattttgcaaatgttttttctttccacaatGTCATTTcaaagctgctataaaaatgTTATGAATAATTGTGATATTTATCAATTGAACTATATACAGTAAAACAAATCAGACTTTGCCTTCCAAAATTGTAAATGGACTTTGGTTCTTTTATGAAGCACTTTAACCATAAGAAAGCATGGCTCAACTGGCCTTACTCATCACCACTGTTTCAGACATATGGtaacttttgaaaatatatagaTAGGTAGGTTTGATAGGCAGATTAGATAGGtcatagataaaaatatataaatatatatgtataagggTGATCTCTCAATATATACAGACATGCATTCTGCTgcaatgttcatttttatataaggTAATAAAAAAACTAGGGGATATAAACCTTAAGTTTAAAccttatgtttatgtatgtagGGAAGGGATGATTAAATCCAGCTCTCAGTCTTTGAAATACAAGATTGAGATGTTATGGCCACTAATAAAACCGATCAGTAATATTTGATTTGCATGCTGAAAATCCAGGACAAACACATTTAAACTTGCAGTTAAAGGAGGATCTCCCCAGATGGAAACTGACACTGTAAGGAATCTgcactgaaataagaaaataatttaacaatttaatttaaCAATTATGAAAGGAATATGAGTGAGTTATAAATACCAACAAGCAAGATCCATTTGCATACATCTCCTCTTTGTAGAAGGTGGCTGTtataaaacaagagaaaggaatcagTGGCTCAAAACCTGTAAATTGTGTTCCtctttcaaaacaataaaatctaaTGCTAAAGCAGTTATAATCAAAAGTTGTACAGCatttgttagaaaatatttttccattaatattGTTCAGTTTCTGGCACTTGTATCAATAATCAAATTACAAATGATAACTATGACAACAATGGAtatgtatttacaaaaaaaaaagttgttacaAAAGGAAACTGTGTACTTAACGTTACAGTCTGTGGAGAGATAACATCACATCCTCAGCctgaaaaaaatactgaacagCTTTGACCCTTTAGACAAAAATACATTCAGAAGTGTAATGCTTTGAGGAGAAGTTCAAGACATAACAGGACTTTAGCATGCTTTAAGACCTTGAGAGTTGAGGAATGCCTACCCAGGTGtctcagttaggcatctgactcttgattttggctcaggtcatgatctcacagttagtgagatcgaactccgtgctatcagcaaagagcctgcttgggatcctctctctctctctctctctctctctctctctctcagaataaataaataaacttaaaaaaaagactgagaattTAAACAATCACCAATAAGGTGAAGAATTTCCATCAGTTTAACATCACCACCACGAACAGGCCTTCTATAACTTCCTCTCAATAAACAAGACAGGCATTAAAATGAACTGAAGGAGTTTAGGAATGTGGTATGCAGAGAGCaagaaaaaggggagaaaaagcagtgaaaagaagttttaaaaaaatccttcaaattccaaaacatattttctaatcCTGAGAAAAGGGCATGGCTACTTTGGGATCTTGCCCCCAAACCTTCCCAGACAAATGCAATTACCAAGATGTAACCCCACCTCTTGCCTTAAAACTCCATTTCCATCTGCTTGGTcttagttttctctttaaaatccaTTTGGTCCATTCTATGGTTAAcagggtttgtttttgtgtttgtcctCAGACATACCATTTGTTAAAATTGGGAGGAAGTCCAGAGTTGTGGCTGGTGCTAGTTTGAACTGCAGATGGGGTTTTAGTGGTATCTTTGCTGTTTGCAGAAGCTACAGTGGGTGGAGTAGAGGATTCAGATTCATAGCCTGAACTGGCAGCAGAAGAGGAATCTGACCCTTGAGATTCATAAGCCTTCATGCACTTGTGCAGGGAGCTTGGGTGCAGGACTTGTTGCACACTTTGCAGATGAAAGGCTTGTCCaaggtgtgcacatgtgtgtgcttcTTGTGGTCACTGCTGTTGGCAAAGTGTCTGTTATAGCCTTCAAATTCATATTTGAAAGGCTTCTCCCCTCTATGGATCCTCTTGTGGACTTTGTGGTTTTTGGAGCAGGCAAAGATCTTCCCACAGCCCAGGAAGGGGTATGGAAAGGGCTTCTGGCCCTTGTGCACTTGAATGTGGTTGGCCAGTTTGTAGTTCACCTTGAAGGACTTGCCCTCACGAAGGCACTCTTCCCAGTAGCAGATGTAGTTGTTCTGCTCCAGGCTGTCTACATGCTCCATGGTGACATGTATCACCAGCTCGTGCATGATGCTGAAGGTCTGGTCACAGCTCTTGGGCTGGCTGAGCTGAGCCTCCTCGATCCACTTGCACAATGTAGGaatttcttatatgtaaaaatgttaattacCAAATCATAATATGAAAATGCCTGTTTCATCTCTTGCTATTTTCAAATGAtgtttctccccccgccccaccgcccggggggtggggtgggcaggggaacCTTGCAATGTAGGAATATTTCCATGTACTAGAAATTGATTGCATTGTTTTGCCAAGGGACTCCCAAAAAGGATAAATATGATTTGGTGGCTAGCTTGCATATAAACAATGAGCTATAGCTCACATAGTATTGGCATCTTTTCAGAGTTAACTAAACTTTCAGTTTT
Encoded proteins:
- the LOC125917372 gene encoding LOW QUALITY PROTEIN: zinc finger protein ZIC 3-like (The sequence of the model RefSeq protein was modified relative to this genomic sequence to represent the inferred CDS: inserted 1 base in 1 codon), whose protein sequence is IPTLCKWIEEAQLSQPKSCDQTFSIMHELVIHVTMEHVDSLEQNNYICYWEECLREGKSFKVNYKLANHIQVHKGQKPFPYPFLGCGKIFACSKNHKVHKRIHRGEKPFKYEFEGYNRHFANSSDHKKHTHVHTLDKPFICKVCNKSXHPSSLHKCMKAYESQGSDSSSAASSGYESESSTPPTVASANSKDTTKTPSAVQTSTSHNSGLPPNFNKWYV